The nucleotide window ATCCAGCAGCACGGGTATGCGCCGAGTCTGGAGGAGGTCGGCCGTCGCTTCGGGCTGTCGTCACTGGCCACGGTCCACAAGCACCTGACCAACCTGCAGGAGAAGGGGTTCATCAAGCGTGCGTGGAACCGCAGTCGTTCGGTAGAGCTGATTCCGGCGCGCATCGGCGGCCGCGCCCTGGAACTGCCGTTGCTCGGCTACGTGGCGGCAGGCCGCCCCATCGAGGCCATCACGAGCACCGAGACGATCACGGTCCCGGAAGCGCTGGCCGGCAAGCGCGACACGTACGTGCTCCGTGTCAAGGGCGACTCGATGATCGATGAGCAGATCCGCGACGGCGACTTCGTCATCGTCGAGGATCGGAAGACCGCGTCGAATGGCGAGATGGTGATCGCGCTGCTGACGGGGTCGGACGTCACCTTGAAAAAGTTCTACAAGGAGCAGGAGCACGTGCGGCTCCAGCCGGCCAACCCGACGATGGCGCCGATCGTGGTGCCGGCGTCCGACGTGCAGGTGCAGGGCGTGGTGATCGGCGTGATGCGGCGATACTGAGTGGCATGAGCCAGCCCACCGAGCCTCGCCAGATCAACTTCACGATCGTGCCGGCCGATACGCCGGACGTCCCGCGCGTCTACGCGAACTTCTGCGCGGTGGCCAACACGCCGTTCGACTTCACGCTGACCTTCTGCGAAGTACAGCCGCTGTCGCCGCAGGACGTCCAGCAGGCCGAGCGCGACCACGTGGTGCCCGCGCCGGTGAAGGTGAAGGTCGTGGTGCCGGTGCCGTTCATCCCGACGCTGGTGGCGGCGCTCCAGGAGCATATGCGAGCGTTCGGCGAATCGCAGAAGCAGGGCGCGCCCGGCTGGTCCGGCGGCGACCCGATCCACTGACGTCGCCTCACAGAAGACGTCGCACAACAGGGACGAACGCGCTGTCAGACCCGGCGCCTCCGAAGCGTTCTCGTTGTACTTCGCCTTTTGTTTGAGACGCCGGCGGAGCTGACGTGATGACCACAACCGGATACCCGAACGCACGCCTCGCACTCGTTCTGCCCGAATTCCTCGTCGACGTCGAACGCCGGTGGGAGCAGATTCCTGCCGACGTCCCGCTTGTCGTAGGCGGCGCGGCAGACGGACCGGGGCATGTGATGGCGGCGTGTCGCGTGGCGCGTGAGGCGGGCGTGCGTGTGGGCCTGCCGCTGCGGGACGCCGCCGCACTCGTTCCCGGCGCGCGCTTCGTTCCCGGCATCCTGGATCGCTATGCAGAAGCGGCGTCAATGCTGGACGAACTCGTACGCCGCTGCTGCAGCGAAGTCGACTGGGTGGCCATCGACACGGCGGTGATCCCGGCGCATGCCGTCGCGGCCGAACCGCTTGCGTCTGCCGCGCACGCGATGCAGCGCGCCATTCGCGAACAGTTGGGTCTGCACTCGGCGGCGGGGATCGCCGGCACGGAGGCCGCTGCGATGGTGGCTGCCGCGCTCGTGGCGCCCGCGGGACATCTGCAGGTGCTGCCCGGATACGACGAGCGGTTCCTCGCCCCCCTGGATGTTCGCTGGCTCCCGGGGCTGTCGGTCGCGGCTCGCGCGCGTCTGGCCGCGAGCGGGATCGACACAATCGGCGCGCTCGCCGCGGTGCCTGCCACCGATGCCGAAACCCTCATCGGAACCGGCTGGTCCAACGCGTGGCGCGCGGCGCGGGCCGAAGAGCCGCGTACGCTCGCGAGCACGCCCCTGCCACGCAGCCTCACGCGAGCGATGCCGCTCACGGGATTCGTCGCGTCAGACGCCGTGCAACTCGCGGCAGAGCATCTGGCCGACCAGGTGTCGCAGCGCCTGCTCCAGATCGGCGCGTTCGCGCACGGGTTGACGGTGCGCGTGATGGGAGCGAACCAGCGATTCAGAAGCCGGACATTCACGTTGCGTGAGGGAACGCACGCGCGCGCCGATCTCGCGCCTGTCGCGCGTGCGCTTGCCTCGCAACTCTGGAAGTACGGCGACCCGCCCATTCGCGTGAGCGTCGTGGCGAACGCCCTGTCGGTGGATGGCCCGCAGCTCAGCCTGTTCGATCTGTCGCATGGCGACAAGCGCCCTGCCGGCCGCCGTCTCGCAGACCTCCGGACGACGCGGAGCTTCCGCGCGCTCGCCGCCGGGTCGCTGAGTCGCCCCCGCCGCGCCTCGTGAGGCGAGCGCGCGAACCGGCCCGTGCCAGGGGCTGGAGCCCCTGGCCTCCAGCCCTCGTGGTCACGCCCTCCTTCGGGAGGGAGCGAACGGGCTTCAGCCCGTTCGTCAACCCGTCGTGCAGCCGGTGTAGCTGGCGTGGAAGGCGTTACCCGTGTAGCCGAGTTCTTTCAGCCCGGGCTCGGAGGCGAAGTAGATGCCGGCCACCCAGCCCTTGATGTGATCGAAGTGATCGCGCAACGTCGCGGGGCTGGCGGGCGGCTCGGGCAGCGGAATGGGGTCGCCCTTCTTCCACGACACGACGGGTCGGCTCGGCTGGCCGTTGGCGGCTTCGGTCAACAACTCCACCTGCTGCGCCGGCGGAAGATCCTTGAAGGCCGCGCGCCCCTTCCTGACCGCCGCGCCCTCGATGGCTCCAAGCGCCGTCGAGAGGCGACGCCGCGTCTCGGGCAGTTCCACGGCGAGCAGCTTGTCGAGGAACTCCGGCGTTCCCGACGCCTTCGCGCCAGGCACGATGAGCTCGGCCAGCACGACAATGGTCGCGAACTGATGCGGGTCGAGCGCCACGGGTACGTAGGCGGCGGCCGCGGTGGCCGTCCGGGCCGTGCGCGTCTGCTCGGCCACGTGCGCCACGTGCGGGTGGACCGGATGGTCATGCGCGATGGCCGCACCCGGCACGGCGATCGAGGCACCGATGCCCGCCGCGAGCGTCTGCAGGGCCGCACGGCGCGACACGCCGGTGTCAGGCACGGACTCCACCATTGACAGCGTTCGACGTTCCTTCATCGCATCCACTCCTGCGAAGCCATCCTGGGCGTCCGTTGGGGCGACGCACGCGTCGCCCGCACACCTCGATGCGCCACCTGCGTTCCAGATGCGCGCACGATAGCACACGCGCACCGCCGGACCGTTTGACGCTCGCGTGACGTCGCGCCTATGCTGCGCCTGTCCTTCAACAGGGAGTCGAGAGAGTGGCGCAAACGGCGCGCGATCAGGCAGGGCAATCGTTCGACGTCATCGTGGTCGGGTCCGGCGCCTCCGGCGGATGGGCAGCCAAGCGACTCTCGGAAGCCGGCGTGAACGTCGCTCTGCTCGACGCGGGTCGTGCGCTCACCGATGCCGACTACAAGGAGCACACACCCGCGTACACCCTGGAATACCGCAATCGCGCGAACGAGCGCATCAGGCAGACGCGCGGACGGCAGAAGGACTGCTACGCCTGCACCGAGTTCAACTACGACTGGTTCGTCGACGACAACGACGAGCCGTACACCACACCGAAAGACAAGCCGTTCTCATGGCAGGGCCGCACGCGCATCATCGGCGGCCGGACGAACATCTGGGGACGCCAGAGCTATCGCTTCAGCGACACGGACTTCAAGGCCGCGAGCCTCGATGGCCACGGCATCGACTGGCCGCTCTCCTACAAGGACGTCGAGCCGTACTACGACCTCGTCGAGGACTACGTCGGGATCTCGGGACTCGCCGAGCACGACCCGATGCTGCCCGACAGCCGGTTCCACCCGGCGATGGGATTCAACTGTTCCGAGGTCCACGTGCGTAACGTGTTGAAGCAGTCCTTCAACCGCACGCTGACGATCGGCCGCGCGGCCAACATCACCAGGCCGATCAACGGGCGCTCCGCGTGCCACTACTGCGGTCCGTGCGAGCGCGGCTGCATGACGCACTCGTACTTCAACTCCGCGTTCACGACGGTGGCCGACGCGTTGAAGACCGGCAAGTGCACGCTCATCCAGAACGCGATGGTGTACCAGGTGCTGATGGACGGCACCGGCAGGAAGGCGCGCGGCGTGTCGTACATCGATCGCCGGACGCGCCAGGTGCGCGAGGTCCACGCACGCGTCGTGATTCTCGCCGCGCAGGCGCTCGAGTCCGTGCGCATCCTGCTGAACAGCCAGCCCGGCGGCCTCGCCAACAGCAGCGGCGCGCTCGGCAAGTACCTGATGGACCACACGTGGGTCGCTGGCGGCGCAACGGCCGAGTTCCCAGACCACGCGCAGAAGCCGAGCGTCGACGGCCCGAATCGGCCCAACGGCACCTATGTGATCCGCTTCCGCAACCGCCCCGGCGAACCCGCGCACAAGGCGTTCCTGCGCGGCTACGGCTATCAGGGCGGCGGCAGCAACACCTTCAACTACGGCGTGCAGGGATTCGGCCAGGCCTACAAGGACGCGGTGAAGAGTTCCGCGCTCTCGACGTTCGGGTTCTCCGGCTTCGGCGAGGTGCTGCCCTACGAGGACAACCACGTCGCGCTCGACCCGGACCAGGTCGACGCATTCGGGATCCCCGTGCTGCGCATCTCGATGGAGTGGAAGGAGAACGAGAAGCAGATGATCCCGGACATGGGCTATGCCGCCGCCGAGATGCTGGACGCCGCCGGCGGGCGCAACATCAAGCCGTTCTTCTACCTGGACCGCGTCCCCGGCTACGGGATCCACGAGATGGGCATCGCACGCATGGGCAGCGACCCGCGGACGTCGGTGCTGAATCAGTTCCAGCAGGCGCACGACATCCCCAACCTGCTGGTCACGGACGCGAGTGGATTCACCTCCGGCGGCTGCCAGAACCCCACGCTCACGATCATGGCGCTCACGGTGCGCTCCACCGACCACCTGCTGGAGCAGATGAAGCAGGGAAATGTGGGTTGACATCTTCAGCAGACGCTCTAGGATGGGCGCACACGTTGTCTTACCACTTGATCGCAAGGAGCCTTCGATGTCTCTGGACTCGAGCGTGCCGTTCCGACGCCTGCGTGGCGTAGCGAGCGCGGCCCTCTGTTTGTGTCTGGTATTGCTGGTGGGCGCACTGCCCGCTTCCGCCCAAAACATCACCGGTCGCATCGGCGGTCGCGTCACCGACAGTTCGGGAGGTGTGCTGCCCGGCGTCACGGTGACGCTCCTCAACGAAGCCACCGGCATCTCGCGTACGGTGATCACCGACGAGTCGGGCACGTACCTGGCCACCAGCCTCCAGGTCGGGGCGTACAGCGTCACCGCCGAGCTCGAAGGCTTCCGCCGCCAGCAACGCACGGGCATCAGTCTGACGGCCGACGGCAGCATCACGGCCGACTTCGCCCTGGGCGTCGGGCAGCTCACCGAATCGGTCGAAGTCACCGCAGCCATCGGCGAGACCGTGAACCGTACCTCCGGCGAGGTCTCCCGCACCATCGACACGCAGCAGATCAAGGATCTGGCCTTCAACGGCCGCAACTACCTCGAGCTCGCGTCGCTCATCCCCGGAGCCGTGGCCACGGACTTCGACCCCCTCGCGCTGGCCACGAGCCTTTCGGTCACCGGCCAGTCCATCAACGGTAGCCGGACCAACACCAACAACCTCACCATCGACGGCACGTCCAACGTCGACTCAGGCTCGAACGGCTCGCAGGTGAACAACGTGAGCCTGAGCTTCATCGAGCAGGTGAAGATCCAGACGTCCAACTTCTCTGCCGAAGTCGGCCGCAACAGCGGCGCCGCCGTCAACGTCGTCACGCGCAGCGGAACGAACCAGTTCCGCGGCACGGCGCGCTTCGACATCCGAGACGAGAAGTTCGACGCCCCGAACCATTTCGCGCCGCGTGACGCCAACGGCAACAAGACCAAGCCACCCCTCGAGTTCCGCAACTTCGAAGGCGCGCTTGGCGGACCGATCATCCGCAACAAGCTGTTCTTCTTCGGCGGACAGCAGTACCGCATCATCAACCGCTACACGAACCCGACGCGCCAGACGCTACCCACGACGGCCGAACTCAACGGCGACTTCTCCGTCCGCCTGCGCGGCGCTGACGGCATCGTCGGGACGGCAGACGATGGCGTGCTGCGCGATCCGCTGACCGGGCAACAGTTCCCGGGCAACGTCATCCCGCAGGACCGCATCACGGCCAACGGTCGCGCCTTCGGCAATATCTACAGGGCCATGCAGGGCAAGGCCGCGTCATTCACCGACACGCCGACGGCCAACAACACGACGTTTCAGGAGTACAACCCGTTCAAGTCGCGGCAGGAGATTCTGCGCCTCGACTATCAGGCCACCGAGAAGCAGCGCTTCTACGGCCGCTACATCCACGACGAGTACGTCTTGACCGAGCCGTTCGGCACGTTCTCCGGCGCCGCGATGCCGACGGTGCCGACCGACAGGTCCCGTCCCGGCACCAGCTATCAGGTGGGTCACACCTACGTCGCCAGCGCCACCCTGATCAACGAAGCCAAGATCGGCGCGTCGTGGAACGGCCAGCGCATCAAGCCGCTCGGCGACAACTGGCAGCGGAGCACCTTCGGCTTGACGTTCCCGGAACTCTACGACACGCCGGGCTTTGTGGCCGGGGGCATCCCGAACGCCCAGGTTGCCGGCTTCGCGAGCATCCACGGTCCCAGTTTCGCGCTGCTCTCGCCGACCACCGACATCACGTTCTCCGACACGCTCACGTGGATCACCGGCAATCATTCCGTGCGGACCGGCGTGGCCATCTCGCGCAACCGCAAGGATCAGAACGGACGCGGCCCCTACTTCGGCAGCGTCAATTTCAACACCGGCGGCAACCCGAACAGCACCAGCAGTTCCGTGGCTGACATGCTGCTCGGCAACTACCGCACGTACGAAGAGGCCTCGGCCGACCCCGTCGGCTTCTTCCGCTTCACCACGTACCAGGGCTTCGTCTCGGATACGTGGCGCGTGCGCAACAACCTGAGTCTCGAGCTCGGCGTGCGGTACGAGTACACGCAGCCCACGTACACGCAGGGGAACAACCTGGTCAACTTCGACCCATCGCGGTACGACCCGAGCCAGGCCGTGCGCGTGCAGACCAACGGCCTGCTCGTGCCGGGTGTCGGCAACCGCTTCAATGGCCTCGTGATCGCCGGCGACGGGATTCCCGACGATCAGACGGGCCGCGTGGACCTCATCGCGGGTGGCGACTACGACCGCATCCCGTTCGGCGCACCCCGCGGATTGTACAAGGGGCAGCACCTCTTCATGCCGCGCTTCAGCTTCTCGTACACACTGAATCCGGAAACGGTGTTCCGCGGCGGCGTGGGCGTGTTCTACGACAAGCCGGAAGGCAACATCATCTTCTCGCAGCTCAACATCCCGCCGGTGCTGGCCAACACGCTCTACGAGAACTTCAACATCGCGAATCCGAGCGGTGGCGCGGCCGGCGCGATTGGTGCAGTCGGCACGATCAACGCCGTCGATCCGAACCTCCAGTTGCCCATGCAGACCAACTACAGCGTCGGCGTGCAGCGGCAGTTCGGCCGCGGGTACTTCGTGGAAGCGTCGTACGTCGGCAACACCGGCCGTCACCTGCTTCGCCAGCCGGACATCAACCGCGCGAGCTTCGACGACCTCAGGGCCAACAACGCCCTGCCGGCGGCGCAGCGCGTGTCGGAGAACTATCTCCGTCCATACAAGGGCTACTCGCAAATCCGCATGCGCGTCACCGACGCCAGTTCGCAGTATCACTCGATGCAGTTGTACGGCACCAAGCGCACGGGCGACTTCCAGTTCACCGTGTCGTACACGCTCGGCCGAGTGCTCACGAACGCCAGCGGCAACGGCGACAACGATACGGTGGACGGCGCCAACGACCTCGACTTCTTCTGGGGCCCTGCGTCGTTCGACAGGCGCCACGCCTTCGTGAACACGCTCACGTACCGCATCCCGTGGCTGCGCGACCGCGGTGACCTCGTCGAGGCGTTCCTCGGCGGCTGGGAGTTGAGCAGCAAGTACCGCTTCCAGTCGGGCCAGTACTTCACGCCCGTGGGCAATTCGTCGATCGGCAGCCGTCGCGCGGAGTATCTGGGTGGTGACATCGCCATCAATGGTGATGAGAACCGCTGGTTCAATACCGACGCCTTCGCGAATCCTCCCGAGGATCGTCGCGGATCGGCTGGCGTCGGCGTGATCCAGGGGCCGTCGTTCCAGCAGATGGACGTCTCGTTCCGCAAGAACTTCCGCTTCGGTGGGCGCTACAACGTGACGCCGATCTTCGACGTGTTCAACCTGTTCAACACCGTCAACCTCGGCAACCCGAACGTCGACCGCAACAACGTCGCGTTCGGCACGATCAGCACCGCTCAGCCGCCGCGCCAGTTCCAGTTCGGCGTGAGGTTCGATTTCTGACGCAGGACCCCGGGGGCGGGCAGGTGGAACACACCGCCCGCCCCGGGGATCGGCAACGGGCAACCGGCAACGGGCAACCGGTTGGCTTGGCGCCACGGTTCGCAATCCGGTTGCCGGTTGCCCATTGCCGGTTGCCGGCATCGTTTACCATTCCCCGCGTGGCTCGCGCGCGTTCTGCATCGACGACACTCGTCCCCGCGCCGGCAGTGCTCGAGCGGCTGCTCCGGCACTTCCCCGCTCCTGACACCGAACTGGCGTTCAGCAACGCCTTCGAGTTGCTCGTCGCGACCGTGCTGTCGGCGCAGTCCACCGACACGCGCGTGAACGAGACGACCCCGACCCTGTTTGCGCGCTACCCCGACGCAGCGACGCTGGCGGCCGCCGACCCGCTCGACGTCGAACCGCTCATCCACGCGACCGGTTTCTTCCGGGCGAAGAGCAAGGCCATCGTGGGCCTGGCGCAACGTCTCGCGCGCGACCACGGAGGCGAGGTTCCCGCCGACATGGACCTGCTCGTTGCCCTGCCCGGCGTCGGCCGCAAGACCGCCAACGTCGTCCTGGGGCACGCGTTCGGCGTACCGGGACTTCCCGTGGACCGCCACGTACTGCGCGTTGCGGAGCGCATCGGCATCACGCACCAGACCATGCCCGAAGGCGTCGAACGCGACATCTGCGCGGCGTTGCCACCCAGCGACTGGACGCGCATGTCGGACGGCCTCATCCTGCTCGGGCGACGCGTGTGCCGCCCCAAGCCGCTCTGCACCCAGTGCGAGGTGGCCGACATCTGCCGCTATCCCTTCAAGACAGGCGGCGTGGCGCCCCTCGATCTGGCCGCTCCGCCCGCCGGTGCGCCACGGCGCCGTGCACGACCCGCCGCACCGGCACATGCGCCCAGGCGCACCAGGAAGGCCACTCCCAGATGACGCGCGACGAGTTTGCAGGCCTCATCGAGGAAGCGCTCGCCATCATCCCGGAACGCTTCCGCGATGCGATGCGCAACATCGCGATCATCGTCGAGGCGGACCCGCCCGACTCACTGCTGGCCGAGATGGAAATCGAGCCGCCTGACACGCTCTACGGCCTCTACCTCGGCACGCCCATCACCGAGCGCCAGTGGGGCGACGGCAATCGCGAACCCGATCAGATCGTGCTCTACCAGGGCCCGCACGAAGAGGACGCCATCAACGAGGATGACCTGGTCGCCATGGTCGCCGAGACGCTGATCCACGAGGTGGGCCACTACTTCGGCATGTCCGAGGAGGAGATCCAGGAGGTGGAGGAGCACTTCTGGGCCGCGCAGGACGAGGTCGGCAACTAGTGGATCCGTCTTCGCCGGGACGTGGCCGGACGCGCCGCGCGCGCAAGCGGTTCGGCCAGCACTTCCTCGAGCGGCAGTGGGTGGACAAGATCGTGGCTGCCGTCGACGCGAAACCCGGCGAGACGTTCCTCGAAATCGGTCCGGGTCACGGTCAACTGACGATGCCGCTGGCGCACACGGGCGCGGTGGTTCATGCGGTGGAGATCGACAGGGACCTGGCGGCCGACTTGCGCGCGCGCGCCATCTCCAACGTCCACGTCCACGAAGGTGACTTCCTGGAAGTGCCCTCGTCTGCGTGGTTCGGCGGCGACCACCCATATCGCGTGGCGGCGAACCTGCCCTACAACGTATCGACGCCGGTTCTCGGCCGCCTGCTCGCGTACGCGCGAGAGGGCCTCATCGCCGACGCGGTGCTCATGCTCCAGAAGGAGGTGGCCGACCGCCTCGTCGCGCAACCGGGGTCGGGCGACTACGGCCCGCTCGCGATCGCGACGGCGCTCCAGGCCGACGTCTCCCGGCTCTTCGTCCTCCCGCCGGGCGCATTCCGGCCGCCGCCCAAGGTCCATTCAGCCGTCGTGCGCCTCGTCTTTCGTCCCGACCGCGTGCCGATCGCCGACCGCGGCCGCTTCGACATGCTCGTCAGGCACGTCTTCACCCAGCGCCGCAAGATGCTCGGCACGAGCCTGCAGTCACTGGCTCAGAACGGCACCGACGCCAAGGCCTGGCTCACGGCCGCCGGCATCGATCCCCAGCGCCGCCCGGAGACGCTGTCGCTCGAGGAGTTCGCCCGTCTGGCTCACGGGCTGAAGCCCGTGCGCTCCATCTGAGGGTTCAGGCCCGTCCGGTGCCCGGTGCCCGCCGGCGGCGCGACTGCGCCGCCGATCGTGGTATCGTGTTGCGCGTTGTAGGACTTAGCGGATTCAGCCCAACCCAGTGGGTCTGCGTCCAGAACGACGGCACTGGCGCCCGCCAGGTCAGCCGTCGGTCCGTGTTCACGTGCACCGGTCCCCTGCCTTCGGCCGGCGCGTGTGGCGCAGCAGTGCAGGGCGTCATCGCGACTCGTCCGTCGCGGTGGAGACGTGTCGGCCCGCGGCCGGCGTACTGGGATGCGTTCGAACAGATGACCGAGACGACACTGGCTCAGCCGGTCGACGTGGTGCCCCTCGGAGGCCTGCGCGAGTTCGGCATGAACACGATGGCGATCACCTGCGGCGAGACCACGATCGTGGTCGACGCAGGCGTGATGTTCGCCGAACCCGACATGCCTGGCGTCGATCTCGTGATCCCCGACCTCGCCTACCTCGAAGGTCTCGACCACAAGGTCAGCGCCGTGTTCCTCACGCACGGGCACGAGGATCACATCGGCGGGCTGCCGTACCTCATGCCGCTCGTCGACGGACCCGTCTACGGCTCGAAACTCGCCTTGGCGCTCGTCGAGCACCGGCTCGAGCAGCATGCGATCGACGTCCGTGGACGGCTCACGCCCGTCGCGCCGCGCGATCGCATCACCGTCGGCCCCTTCACCATCGAATGCCTGCGCGTCACGCACAGCATGCCCGACTGTCTCGCGCTGGCAATTCACACGCCCGCGGGCGTGCTCGTGCACACGGGCGACTTCAAGATCGATCACACGCCGCTCGACGGCGAGACGACGGACCTGCCGCGCCTGGCGGAACTGGGCCGCGAGGGCGTGCTGGCGCTCTTTGCCGACAGCACCAACGTCGATCGCCCGGGCGTGGCGGGATCCGAGCGCGACGTCATCGACGGCTTCGAAGAGATCTTCACCTCCACCGCCGGCAAGATCGTCGTCGCGATGTTCGCGTCGAGCATCCACAGGATGCAGATCCTCGTGGACCTCGCCGCGCAGTTCGATCGTCACGTCGCCTTCGTGGGCCGCGGCGTCGTGGACAACTCCGAGACCGCGCAGCGCCTCGGCCTGCTCCGCATTCCGACGGGCGTGCAGATTCGCGACAGCGAGGTGCGCAACTTCCCCGCCGCCGACGTCGTGTGCATCACCACGGGCTCGCAGGGCGAACCCGCCGCGGCGCTCTCGCGCATCGCGATTGACGATCACCGCTTCGTCAAGGTGGACGACGACGATACGGTGGTGTTCTCGGCGCGGGCGATTCCTGGCAACGAACGCGCGATCGGCCGCGTGATGAACCATCTGGCGCTGCGCGGCGCCGACGTGATCTACGAGGGCCAGAAGCACGTGCACGTCTCCGGGCACGGTCACGTCGAAGAGCTGAAACTGATGCACGCGCTCGTGCGCCCCAGGTACTTCGTGCCGATCCACGGCGAGTACCGGCAACTGGCGCGGCATGCGCGCGTGGCGCAGGCCGTTTCGCGCACGACAGAGATCATGGTCATCGACAACGGCGACGTGTTGCGCTTCGACGGCGAGGACGCGACGATCGCCGCGCGTGCGGAGGTCGGGCGACGGCTGATCGACGGCACGCGCACCGGCGAAGTGGCAGACGAAGTGCTGCGCGACAGGCGACACCTGGCGGGCGACGGCCTGATCGTGCCGATGCTCGCCGTGAACATGCAGACAGGCGAGCTTGCCGGCACGCCCGAGATCATCACCCGCG belongs to Acidobacteriota bacterium and includes:
- a CDS encoding ribonuclease J, with translation MTETTLAQPVDVVPLGGLREFGMNTMAITCGETTIVVDAGVMFAEPDMPGVDLVIPDLAYLEGLDHKVSAVFLTHGHEDHIGGLPYLMPLVDGPVYGSKLALALVEHRLEQHAIDVRGRLTPVAPRDRITVGPFTIECLRVTHSMPDCLALAIHTPAGVLVHTGDFKIDHTPLDGETTDLPRLAELGREGVLALFADSTNVDRPGVAGSERDVIDGFEEIFTSTAGKIVVAMFASSIHRMQILVDLAAQFDRHVAFVGRGVVDNSETAQRLGLLRIPTGVQIRDSEVRNFPAADVVCITTGSQGEPAAALSRIAIDDHRFVKVDDDDTVVFSARAIPGNERAIGRVMNHLALRGADVIYEGQKHVHVSGHGHVEELKLMHALVRPRYFVPIHGEYRQLARHARVAQAVSRTTEIMVIDNGDVLRFDGEDATIAARAEVGRRLIDGTRTGEVADEVLRDRRHLAGDGLIVPMLAVNMQTGELAGTPEIITRGFVVDDASDALLRDATALIRDVVREAPVEERTDVGLLQARVRSELQRVLRRKAGRRPLIVPVVMEI